In the Alkaliphilus oremlandii OhILAs genome, one interval contains:
- a CDS encoding flagellar hook-length control protein FliK, translating to MINNVMNITHLLNGKNVATKDQKLEKGTLGFAETFKREQESLRLKTQNPLEKKYASNLSIAKNTETTPIANAVDPKNTSASNSKTSTEVAVKEPSLNAGKKEMSGEAINKEDLEHEDMEELTTVKSDLSHLFELLQGLITIVSEEVEESIGDDLKFQLENMGIEDLSNLKEELNMILSSLSTGIDQNIEPIFEDVHTMLDKLINEVNLLKEEGAPLNEETVRDAMNIMADIQSVIEALPKELASMKNHWDQRANVETKVSVIDKELKIEDSITMENVEINENTSNTKAKNFEKLTTENSDESEDFLNPSTTEDIEFSSNLIQIQQDKVDSKITVPVAKTEILEPKQFINEIGHKAGAFLSKDKNEMHIQLAPEHLGKVSIKIGLNEGTLTGKIYAENFSVKEIIEANLNQLKNALEEQGLNIAGLEVHVGDDSKNFERNLYQSRMGSRQTAKSIGEISSTALAALEQGTEDVNPYLITGQFDGLA from the coding sequence ATGATAAATAATGTAATGAACATAACTCATTTACTGAATGGTAAAAATGTAGCGACGAAGGATCAGAAGCTGGAAAAAGGAACTTTAGGATTTGCAGAAACCTTTAAAAGGGAGCAGGAAAGTCTGCGTTTAAAAACTCAAAATCCTTTAGAAAAAAAATATGCAAGCAACCTATCTATTGCTAAAAATACTGAAACTACACCAATTGCTAACGCTGTAGATCCAAAGAATACTTCTGCAAGTAATAGTAAAACATCAACTGAGGTTGCAGTGAAAGAACCCTCTCTTAATGCAGGAAAAAAAGAAATGAGTGGTGAAGCAATCAATAAAGAGGATCTAGAACACGAAGACATGGAAGAATTAACAACTGTTAAAAGTGATCTAAGTCATCTTTTTGAATTGCTACAAGGCTTAATAACCATAGTTTCTGAAGAAGTTGAGGAAAGCATTGGTGATGACTTGAAATTCCAGCTAGAGAACATGGGCATAGAAGATCTAAGCAATTTGAAAGAAGAGCTTAATATGATTTTAAGTTCCTTAAGTACTGGAATTGATCAAAATATAGAGCCGATCTTTGAAGATGTTCATACAATGCTTGACAAATTAATTAATGAAGTCAATTTATTAAAAGAAGAAGGTGCGCCTTTAAACGAAGAAACTGTCCGTGATGCTATGAACATTATGGCAGACATACAATCCGTTATAGAGGCTTTACCAAAAGAATTAGCTTCTATGAAAAATCATTGGGATCAGAGAGCAAATGTAGAGACAAAGGTAAGTGTCATTGATAAAGAACTAAAAATTGAGGATAGTATCACGATGGAAAACGTAGAAATTAATGAAAATACTTCCAATACCAAAGCTAAGAATTTTGAGAAATTAACTACTGAAAATAGCGATGAAAGTGAAGATTTTCTAAATCCATCTACTACAGAAGATATAGAGTTTAGTTCTAATTTGATACAAATTCAGCAAGATAAAGTGGATTCAAAAATAACTGTTCCTGTTGCTAAAACTGAAATTCTAGAACCGAAGCAGTTTATAAATGAGATCGGGCACAAAGCAGGTGCCTTCTTATCGAAAGATAAAAATGAAATGCACATACAGCTTGCGCCGGAACATTTGGGTAAAGTTTCTATCAAAATAGGATTAAACGAAGGAACGCTTACGGGAAAGATTTATGCAGAAAACTTCTCGGTAAAAGAGATTATTGAGGCAAACTTAAACCAATTGAAAAACGCATTAGAAGAGCAAGGCCTAAATATTGCAGGCTTAGAGGTGCATGTTGGTGATGACTCTAAAAACTTCGAAAGAAATCTATACCAATCTAGAATGGGCAGTAGGCAAACAGCAAAGAGTATTGGAGAGATATCAAGCACTGCTCTTGCAGCTTTAGAGCAAGGTACAGAGGATGTAAATCCATATTTAATAACCGGTCAGTTCGATGGCCTAGCTTAG